CAGTTATTATGTTCACAATTGCTTGTGTGTCGGGAATTTATGTCTTTATTTTTTATAACATTAATCCTCGATTAGCGTGGGAGTCAGTAGATGCTTTATCTGCTAATGTTTTTAATGGATACATGCGAACTGTGCATAGATATTCTTCTGATTTGTTAATGATATTTATGACACTCCATTTTATTCATACCTTGCTAACATCTAAGTTTAAAAGGTTGGTGTCATGGATTAGCGGAACGATTTCTATTATGGTTGTATTGATTATTGGGATTACGGGCTTTATTTTGGTTTGGGACCAAAAAGCTAAGTTGACCGGATATCTGACTGCAAAACTTTTTTCGGCTTTGCCAATTTTTGACCCTTCTATTGCCGGAGCATTTTTGATGAATGATTTGAATACGGTTGGAGGTTTTTTCAAGGTTACGGTGTTTGGACACATTGCCTTGTCATTGCTTACTGTATTTATTATTTGGATACATGTAATGCGCATTTCCAAGCCAAAGATATTCCCTCCTAAGCAACTCACACTTTATACTTTGATTGCATTAACCGTCATTTCATTAGTGTTTCCTGTAAAAAGTGACCCACCTGCTCAAATGTCTTATCTGCCCACTCAGACGACATTTGATTGGTATTATTATTTCGGTTATTATTTTATGAAGGTGTCAAGCATTAACATGAATTGGGTTTATCTCATTGTTTCAGGTTTGTTTCTAGCTTGTATCCCATTTATTTTTAAAAGAAAAGATAATGCTCCGGTGCAGATTGATTTGGATTTATGTGATGGTTGCAACCTTTGCTCCTATGACTGTCCTTATGAAGCAATAGACATGATGGATAGAAATGGCGAAAGAAAGGCTATTTTATCTCCTGACAAGTGTGTGGGTTGTAATATTTGTATTGGTTCTTGCAAGGAACATGCAATCACACATTCACTTTTCCCTCAATTACATGTTGGAGTCGAGTACTTGAGAACTGATGTTACTTTGTTCAGTTGCAGCTATTTTCCGGAGCCTGAATTGCCTCAAGATTTAAATATTACGCATTATAGAGTGCCTTGTATTGGCAGTGTTTATCCTAGAGAAGTTCAAGATATGTTGGATAATAATACAAAGAAAGTTGCGCTCTTGAGTTGCGAAGATTGTTATTATAGATTAGGAAAAACATGGACAGTCAATAGGTTTTCACGCAAAAGACCGCCTTTGTTCTCTAAAAAATATGATGCAAGTAATGTTAAGTTGTTTACGCTTACTCAATATTCAAAAGAGAGACTGGCTGCATTTTCACATGGGCAAGAGTCAAATGGAGGGTATAATGAACCCGAAGTAGCCGATAACAAAAAGAAACGCCCCATTTTATCAGTATTGGTGATGACACTCTTTTTTGCATTGATGATTCCATTGAGTAGCACTACTATTCATTTCTTTAATCCTAAAGAGAAAACATTGATTGTAAACTTTAAATATATCTCAAGTCCTGAAGAATATGAACAAAGTACATCGGGTGCTGCACACATGAGAACATTGGCTCCGGTAGTCAAAAAACGCAGTGATGTGGTTTTGAATATTTATTCATCCGCAGATAAAAAGATGCTGTACCAAAAGGTTTATAAGCCACGTGGGGTGCGGAGTGATATCGCCATGTTTATTTATTCTCAATTGGTTCTTGATGAAGATGCTGTGGATGTTGAGATGCATGAAGTCGCCTTCCCTGAAATTCGCTACAGAATTGATAACATTTCGTTAAAGGAAGGAGATGGGACTTTTGTTATTTTTAAAGATGGAGCTTTACATGAAGTAAAATAGATTGTCCTCATTACATTCCTGTTTTTTTTAGATAAATCGTAGAGTAGTAATTCTCTATCTTTGCCTTGTGAATATTCAGTTAAAGAGAAGTCTCATTGTATTAGATATTGAGAGTACAGGAGTTAATTTTATAAAAGATAGAATTGTTGAACTATTTTTGCTTAAAATCAAACCGGATGGCAGCAGGGAGGAGTATCTGCAACGCTTTAACCCTCAGCTTGTCATGTCCGCAGAAGTTATTGCTGTCCATGGTATTACCAATGAGATGGTGGCAAATGAACCATTGTTTGCAGACAAAGCAAAAGAAATCATGGCGTTTATTGGTGATGCAGACTTAGCCGGGTTTAATTCTGATAAGTTTGATATTCCTATGCTGATGGAAGAATTAGGAAGAGCCGGAGTTGATTTGGATATTGAAAAGCGTAAAACTATTGATGTGCAAAGGATTTTTCATAAATTGGAACCCCGCAACTTGTCCGCAGCTTATATGTTCTATTGTAAAAAGGAGTTAGATGGGGCTCATTCGGCAGCTGCTGACACACGAGCTACTTGGGAAATTTTGGAAGCGCAAATTGAAAAGTATCAGGAGTTGTCAAAAACTGTTGCAGGGTTATCCGCATTTACTTCTAATGGAGAAACACTTGATTTGTCAGGTAGAGTAGTGCTCAATGGGAGTAAGGTTCCTGTATTTAACTTTGGTAAATACAAAGGACAGGAAGTGAAGACAGTGTTTATGAAAGAACCTTCCTATTATGATTGGATTATGAATTCCGATTTTTCAATGCAAACAAAAAAGGTAATTACTCGACTTCGCTTAGAAATGATGAATGATAATAGTGCAGTAAATTAAAACATGGCAAAGAAGAATCAACGTCTCACTATCATTTATGAAGATGAAAATTATCTGGTAATTGATAAACCATCAGGGGTTGCAAGTTTAGATGAACATGTTTTTACCGTTCCTTCCATTTTGCGATTGTTAAAAATGGATTTTCCCGATGCTCAGCTTTGCCATAGATTAGATAAAGAAACCTCAGGATGTTTGCTTGCATCCAAACATAATGAGGCATATCGCCATGCTGCCATTTTGTTTGAAAAAAGATTGGTTGAAAAATCATACACCGCCATTTGCAATGGGACATCAAGTTTTGATAAGTTGACCATCGATTTGCCTCTGATGACCGGTTCTAAACGTGTCCGCATTTCACATCGTTATGGAAAGACAGCACAAACAATAATTTCAACTATTGAGCAGTTCAAGCATTTCTCTGTTATAGAATGTAAACCATTGACAGGACGTACGCATCAAATTAGGGTACATCTCTCCGAACAAAACAATCCTATTGTGAACGATACATTGTATGGAGGAGAAGCTCCTTTGCTGTCCAAAATCAAACACCACTTTCATCTTTCAAAAAGCGAAGAACAAGAAAGTCCTATTATAGAAAGAATCGCATTGCACGCTTCTGGTTTGTCTTTTGATAGTATAGATGGTAGAAGAATTGAGGTGCGATGCCCTTTAAGCAAGGAATTGGAAGCACTTTTGAAAATATTGAGAAGATATGATGTTTAATGCAAGTGTTGCAGCTTTGATTGTGCTTTAATCAATCAAGTCTTCAGCCTTTGCAATTAATTCTGCAATATCAATAATCTTCATATTGTTTTCTTGACCACATGCTTTTACACCGTCTTGCAACATAATCATACAGAAAGGACAATTTGAAGCAACAATGGTTGCACCCGTTTCAACAGCTTGTTCAACTCTTGCAGTATTGATATCTTTATTTCCTTTTTCAGATTCTTTAAACACTTGTGCGCCACCGGCTCCGCAGCACATGCCTTTGCTCCTGCATGTTCTCATTTCTACAAGGTCAGCCTCAAGTTTTGCTATAACCTCACGAGGAGCTTCATATATGCCGTTTCCGCGACCTAAATAACAGCTGTCATGATAGGTAATTTTTTTGCCTTTGTAAAAGCCACCTTTAATCTTTAATCGCCCTTCGTTGATAAGGCTTTGCAAGAATTGTGTATGATGCAGTACTTCGTAGTTGCCACCTAAAGCCGGATATTCATTCTTT
Above is a window of Bacteroidia bacterium DNA encoding:
- a CDS encoding 4Fe-4S binding protein, with the translated sequence MNKPQSEDSNQKNIHTHGHQIFQKFATLFGKIFSTELNPLYHLGGIAVIMFTIACVSGIYVFIFYNINPRLAWESVDALSANVFNGYMRTVHRYSSDLLMIFMTLHFIHTLLTSKFKRLVSWISGTISIMVVLIIGITGFILVWDQKAKLTGYLTAKLFSALPIFDPSIAGAFLMNDLNTVGGFFKVTVFGHIALSLLTVFIIWIHVMRISKPKIFPPKQLTLYTLIALTVISLVFPVKSDPPAQMSYLPTQTTFDWYYYFGYYFMKVSSINMNWVYLIVSGLFLACIPFIFKRKDNAPVQIDLDLCDGCNLCSYDCPYEAIDMMDRNGERKAILSPDKCVGCNICIGSCKEHAITHSLFPQLHVGVEYLRTDVTLFSCSYFPEPELPQDLNITHYRVPCIGSVYPREVQDMLDNNTKKVALLSCEDCYYRLGKTWTVNRFSRKRPPLFSKKYDASNVKLFTLTQYSKERLAAFSHGQESNGGYNEPEVADNKKKRPILSVLVMTLFFALMIPLSSTTIHFFNPKEKTLIVNFKYISSPEEYEQSTSGAAHMRTLAPVVKKRSDVVLNIYSSADKKMLYQKVYKPRGVRSDIAMFIYSQLVLDEDAVDVEMHEVAFPEIRYRIDNISLKEGDGTFVIFKDGALHEVK
- a CDS encoding 3'-5' exonuclease, which produces MNIQLKRSLIVLDIESTGVNFIKDRIVELFLLKIKPDGSREEYLQRFNPQLVMSAEVIAVHGITNEMVANEPLFADKAKEIMAFIGDADLAGFNSDKFDIPMLMEELGRAGVDLDIEKRKTIDVQRIFHKLEPRNLSAAYMFYCKKELDGAHSAAADTRATWEILEAQIEKYQELSKTVAGLSAFTSNGETLDLSGRVVLNGSKVPVFNFGKYKGQEVKTVFMKEPSYYDWIMNSDFSMQTKKVITRLRLEMMNDNSAVN
- a CDS encoding RluA family pseudouridine synthase; protein product: MAKKNQRLTIIYEDENYLVIDKPSGVASLDEHVFTVPSILRLLKMDFPDAQLCHRLDKETSGCLLASKHNEAYRHAAILFEKRLVEKSYTAICNGTSSFDKLTIDLPLMTGSKRVRISHRYGKTAQTIISTIEQFKHFSVIECKPLTGRTHQIRVHLSEQNNPIVNDTLYGGEAPLLSKIKHHFHLSKSEEQESPIIERIALHASGLSFDSIDGRRIEVRCPLSKELEALLKILRRYDV
- a CDS encoding (Fe-S)-binding protein, with amino-acid sequence MKVRTYADYIAAGETPEILFWVGCAGSFDQRAQRVTKAFAKILEYAGVKFAVLGNEESCTGDPAKRAGNEFLFQLQASNNIAVLNGYEVKKIVATCPHCFNTIKNEYPALGGNYEVLHHTQFLQSLINEGRLKIKGGFYKGKKITYHDSCYLGRGNGIYEAPREVIAKLEADLVEMRTCRSKGMCCGAGGAQVFKESEKGNKDINTARVEQAVETGATIVASNCPFCMIMLQDGVKACGQENNMKIIDIAELIAKAEDLID